A DNA window from Ornithodoros turicata isolate Travis chromosome 10, ASM3712646v1, whole genome shotgun sequence contains the following coding sequences:
- the LOC135370080 gene encoding tRNA (uracil-5-)-methyltransferase homolog A-like translates to MSEKSNVDDSVTASTEHTFCDKLSGLQDQDHVQNTDDPYFYTKRNEFTSEIFKIEISNLPRIFGHGQLRKLLQKLKVNAHKVKVLGQTKPYAFVSFRCEEDRNKAMDILEGFIFKGKALSVKKANPMADPLVRKRKLGEESLHPDRGAEKSVWERVKEAIAPWSDIPYDEQLLRKEEGVKKIIIKYARQLEKNNVALKSWAAEQRKKYGTTVCALGSVMASPDVEGYRNKNEFSIGPHLQSSRPTVGFRISSYRQGSTSVVEPDQLNNVPLVAKNVTKSFQEYVRGSDKKVFDPETHEGYWRQLTVRTTRKNHVMAIVVIHPQQLTEEEIALEKENLKILFTQGPGKECGVTSLYLQRFDKKNSDGEQANFEHIFGTHDIEEVLSGLTFQISPDAFFQVNTAAAEILYDQTGKMANLNQDTTLLDVCCGTGTIGLTLSAKVKKVYGIETCKRAVDNARKNAEANGIKNASFVLGKAEDVIYDVLNMLRDSKELVAVVDPPRQGLHSKVLKTLRATQQIRKIVYISCNPAAALQNFIDLGRPTSNNYKGDPFVMTRATPVDMFPQTPHCELALLFERCTNKLPS, encoded by the exons ATGTCAGAAAAATCTAATGTAGACGACAGTGTGACTGCCTCCACCGAACATACATTCTGCGATAAGTTATCGGGATTACAAGACCAAGACCATGTCCAGAACACCGACGATCCTTACTTCTACACCAAGCGTAACGAATTTACCTCAGAGATCTTCAAAATAGAAATTTCAAATCTGCCCAGGATCTTTGGGCACGGT CAACTTCGGAAGCTGTTGCAGAAGCTCAAAGTGAACGCGCACAAAGTGAAAGTGCTGGGACAAACAAAACCGTATGCGTTTGTTTCATTCAG ATGTGAGGAGGACCGCAATAAGGCGATGGATATCCTGGAAGGCTTCATCTTTAAGGGAAAAGCACTTTCAGTCAAG AAAGCAAATCCAATGGCTGATCCCCTGGTGCGAAAACGCAAGCTTGGTGAAGAATCCCTTCACCCTGATCGTGGTGCAGAAAAAAGTGTTTGGGAAAG GGTGAAGGAAGCCATAGCACCGTGGTCTGACATTCCTTACGATGAGCAACTTTTGCGGAAGGAAGAGGGCGTGAAGAAGATCATCATCAAATATGCCAGGCAACTGGAAAAGAATAACGTGGCTCTCAAGTCATGGGCTGCAGAACAGAG GAAGAAATACGGAACGACAGTTTGTGCTCTGGGGTCTGTTATGGCGTCCCCAGATGTAGAAGGTTACCGTAACAAGAACGAGTTCAGCATCGGACCCCACTTGCAGAGCAGCCGACCCACAGTCGGTTTCCGCATCAGCAGTTACCGACAAGGTTCCACGAGTGTGGTGGAACCGGACCAACTCAACAACGTGCCTCTAGTTGCCAAAAATGTCACCAAG AGCTTTCAAGAGTACGTGCGTGGGTCAGACAAGAAAGTTTTTGACCCCGAGACTCACGAAGGATACTGGCGGCAATTGACAGTAAGGACCACAAGAAAAAACCATGTCATGGCCATCGTTGTCATCCACCCACAACAGCTCACTG AGGAGGAAATTGCATTGGAAAAAGAAAATCTCAAGATTCTCTTCACTCAAGGTCCGGGCAAGGAATGTGGTGTGACGTCGCTTTATCTTCAGCGTTTTGACAAAAAGAACAGCGATGGCGAGCAGGCAAACTTTGAGCACATTTTTGGGACTCAT GACATTGAGGAGGTATTGTCAGGCTTGACATTCCAGATAAGTCCAGATGCATTTTTTCAAGTGAATACGGCAGCAGCAGAAATCCTATATGATCAAACTGGGAAAATGGCGAATCTAAATCAAGACACAACATTGCTGGATGTCTGTTGTGGCACTGGTACAATTGGACTGACACTTTCTGCA AAAGTGAAGAAAGTGTACGGTATAGAGACGTGCAAGCGTGCAGTCGACAATGCTAGGAAGAATGCCGAGGCCAATG GAATAAAGAATGCTAGCTTTGTTCTGGGCAAGGCTGAAGACGTCATCTATGACGTCCTCAACATGCTTCGAGACAGCAAAGAACTCGTTGCCGTTGTCGACCCACCGAGACAGGGTCTTC ATAGTAAGGTACTGAAAACCCTCCGAGCCACTCAACAGATAAGAAAGATAGTGTATATTTCCTGTAACCCAGCAGCTGCTCTCCAGAATTTTATAGA TCTTGGACGGCCAACATCAAACAACTATAAAGGAGATCCATTTGTAATGACAAGGGCGACACCCGTGGACATGTTTCCTCAGACACCACATTGCGAGCTTGCGCTTCTCTTTGAGCGGTGCACAAATAAATTGCCAAGTTGA